The following coding sequences lie in one Candidatus Bathyarchaeia archaeon genomic window:
- a CDS encoding PPOX class F420-dependent oxidoreductase, which produces MFTEKEIAYLKSQQLARIGTSSKSGRPDVAAVSFDTDGEYVYVSGRDVMNTMKYKNVLENPRASFVVDDLKTAKPWSPRGIKIQGKADIVKHTGYMGPGTYIRIRPVITRSWNI; this is translated from the coding sequence TTGTTCACTGAGAAAGAGATTGCCTATCTGAAATCTCAGCAACTGGCAAGAATCGGAACATCGTCGAAATCCGGAAGGCCCGATGTTGCCGCAGTTAGCTTCGATACTGACGGTGAATACGTCTATGTGAGTGGGCGGGACGTCATGAACACCATGAAGTACAAGAATGTGCTGGAGAATCCTCGGGCTTCGTTCGTCGTTGATGATCTGAAAACAGCGAAACCCTGGTCTCCGCGAGGAATCAAGATACAGGGAAAAGCTGACATCGTCAAGCATACTGGATACATGGGCCCCGGAACCTACATCCGGATCAGGCCTGTTATTACACGAAGCTGGAACATCTAG